The following DNA comes from Pseudomonadota bacterium.
GACTCGGGCTCGTGCGCCCTGCGGCCGCGCTCGATCTGGATTCCCGACGCAGCCGCGAGCGCCGCGACGCTCACGGACAGGCTCACCGCACGGTCGCTGAGCATTCCAGTTCCAGACGACTTCCTCGAGCTTAGCCTGCGTCGAGGTCAAGGTCGATCGTTGCGTTGCCTCACGCCAGTGGCTCGCCGGCCGGCGTTCGCCGGCGGCGTGCGGGCCATCCGCCGCCGCGCCTCCCTCAACGTGTTGATCTTACTGGTCTCAAGATCCGGAGCGCAGTGTGCTCCCGGTAAATCGCACCGCCGATGCCCCACCGGTGAGACGCACCCGCACCGGTCACGGCACCGGGCTCGGCAAAGGAGAACGGTCCCATGCCCCACGCTCTGTCGTTGCCAGATCACCGTCGCGATCCGGATCCCGACACGCCAAGCCATGGGCGCGTGCGTCGGGTCGCCGAAGCTACCGGTGCGAAAGCGCCGCTTGCGTGCCCGGCCGGCCGGGGCGGCGCTACAGGTCCGCGCGAGAAGCTGGCCATGAGGGGCCCGGGCAGCCTCAGCGACGTGGAGCTGGTAGCGGTGCTGCTCGGAACAGGTGGGGCCGGGGAGCCGGTGTCCATCGCTGCCGCGCGCCTGCTGCAGCGGGTCGGGAGTATTGCTGCCCTGCATCATTTCGGCGTGGCTGCGCTTTCGGGCCAGACCGGCGTGGGCTTGACCAAAGCATGCCGACTCAAGGCGGCGGTCGAGCTTGGGCGCCGCTCGCTTGCGGTCACGCTGCCTCGCTCCGAGCCGATCCGCAGCAGCCGTCAGGTCGCGCAGGCGCTCTCGCCGCGTTTGGCGACCGAGCAACGGGAGCATTTCCTTGCACTGGCCCTCGATGGACGCAACCGGCCGCTCGCCGAGCTCGACGTGGCCGTCGGCGGCCTCACGGCCTGCAGCGTCCAACCCACCGACGTGTTTCGACTGCTGCTCAGGGAAGCGTGCGCCAGCGTGGTCTTCGTGCATAACCATCCCAGTGGCACCTGTGCTCCCAGCGAGGACGACCGAGCCATCACCGAGCGGCTGCGCACGGCGGGCGAGCTGCTCGGGCTGGGAGTGCT
Coding sequences within:
- the radC gene encoding DNA repair protein RadC; the encoded protein is MPHALSLPDHRRDPDPDTPSHGRVRRVAEATGAKAPLACPAGRGGATGPREKLAMRGPGSLSDVELVAVLLGTGGAGEPVSIAAARLLQRVGSIAALHHFGVAALSGQTGVGLTKACRLKAAVELGRRSLAVTLPRSEPIRSSRQVAQALSPRLATEQREHFLALALDGRNRPLAELDVAVGGLTACSVQPTDVFRLLLREACASVVFVHNHPSGTCAPSEDDRAITERLRTAGELLGLGVLDHIIVAREGYFSFADAGLL